The nucleotide window CACATGCAAAATTCCCAGAGTGTCTGTACCAAATAAAATCATACACATTGAATGCCACATCATCTGGCTAAATACCTACACCACAAATTTAGCTGAATACTTATACAGCTTATACATGGAAACTGCATGCATAAAAAATACATGCATAGGAAATGCATGCATAGGGAATACATGAGTATAGTGCTCTGCACTTACATAATCCCTGAAGaaaatcttctctccaaaggcacaaagttgagtgaacagcagcttcttgccataccagcgttcaaaaggaatctgattgttggaatcaaaggagcagttgtgagaaaaggcaatgtATTTAGCAGCCTCACCCCAGAAGCTAGGTGGCAGTCCAGTCTCCACAAGCAAAGTTCTGACACCATTGAGGATTGTAAGATGTGCTCGCTCCACCCTTCCATTCTGTGCATGAGCATCAGGTGGCACCATGATATGCTCAatccctttctccttgataTACCTCTGGAATGCTGCTGAAGTAAATTCTCCACCTCTATCAGACCGGACAGACTTGACCTTGTGACCAGTTTGGGTTTCAGCATGATTGATAAAGTTCTTGAAACTCTGTAGCGCTTCAGACTTCATTTGCATCAAGGTGAGAGAGATCCTGTGACTGTAATCATCATAGACAGTCAGGAAATATCGCATACCTCCCTTGGAAGCCACTGGTGCTGGTCCCCAAATGTCAATATGTAATAGTTCAAGTGGTTTGGAAGCTCTGACATTGGGTTGAGGTGGTGAGGGAAATCATCCAGTCTTTCCTTTGATGCAAGCTTCACAATAGAAATCTTTGATATCACCAACTTTTGCATTCTTTAATTGATTATCCTGACCCAGCCTCCCATCTTTGCAAGCCTGACCACTTTCTCAATCCCTAAATGCCCTAGCTTATGGTGCCATTCTGAAAGAGTATCAGCCAGTTGGACAGAGTGGGCATGAGCAGGCAGGTCTACCTGTAGAGAATAAGTGCCCTTTGCTGAATGGAGCAGACAAGCAGACCTGGTTATGACTATCAAGAAATTCACCTTTGGTGTTCCTGAAAGCCCAGTGGAACCCAGATGGTACCTTGTTAACAGCAAGGAGATTGCACTGCAGTTGAGGAACATGAAGTACTTCTTGAAGAATAGTCACTCCAATGGTCATAGTTCCCTGGCCAGCAACCAGAAGAATAGCACCATTACCAATTTTGACACTGTTGACAGTGGTTGGTGGCCTATAGTTATGAAACAGgttcttgttgttgaccATGTGGTGTGAAGCTCCAGAGTCAACAATGAAGGTATCACCATAGGAAGAGATGGTGGTGACTGCTACAGCATGAAAGGTAGATGCCAGCTCCTCTGTCTTTGCAGACTCACTGTTGACCACCCTAGCATGACCAGACTGCTTATTATTGttgttggaataagtgatccaatctaAGGTTGGAGGAGATGTAGAAGTGGTGATaaatgggtggaggtattttacataatcagagtagtttagatctcgaagttgaaaagacaaagattgtagaatcttctctttctcatgcactttataacacctctaacaaatatactacatatcaaacaatgtctcagcaactctgcattTGACAAAACAATCTTCCTGAGTGAGCAGTCTCTGGTGTTATGGCTTGATACTTGATGTATACTGCACCACTTCTCACCCCATTCCCTAGCCTTGGCCCTCCTATTATGCTTGTTACCTTTGAGTGTGATTTTCTAGCATCCTGTTGGCTGCTGTGATGAGCCTGCACAAAGTAGAAGAAATAAGAGATCATAGGAGGGAGTTACATaatgaaggaaagcaagattgtttcagataagaaggtccagctggacctccaagaaaagaactggacctccagctggacctcaagggatataaatagatttctgtagaagtatataaaggggagctctgtcctcgatcttgatcttcttcccctcgaagatcaatatttcatAAGTTATTTTGCAAAAGGTCCTCAAGCTCCCAGTGCTCACTCTTGtcttaccttgcaccacctttgacataaacttactctactagtatataagcttgcctgatcttcccaagtGAATATACCTCCATCCTATACCATACAccaacagacaagtgtcaagaggtatatcatacatatatctcattgcttagttaaactacagctttccatctcatctccaaggctggaccttgttggggatGAGTCATAACAGGTACAGAGTGTTCAAAGTGTTTACAAATTGGCATTCTGGTGTCCAAGACCATTTCAAGGATTGATTaagaaaagagaagacAGGGGCAGTGATTTGTGAGAGCCTTCATGAACCATTGATAGTAACTGCACATTCTGAGCCAGCATTGGAGTGCATTGATTGAGGTGGCAACAGGGAAATGTTTGATGGGGAGGACATTGTGGTCAAAAGGTAGTGATACCTAAATTGTTGACTGAGTGACTGAGGGTGTATGAAGTGAAATGTGATGTGATTTTTGCCATACTAAGGGTGGAGAGGATTGTATTAATGTCTTGGAGATGGGTTTCAAAATCAGGGAAGTATATGATAAGATAATGTCATTGATATAGACAAGCATGATCTGCCACTTATAGCAACCAAGAACCTGATCCATAAAGCACTGGGAAATGGCAGGTCTATTCTTGAAGCCAAAGGGCATGAACTTCCACTGGTGGATGCCACAGTGGGTTCAGAAGGCAGATCTGGGTTTTGGGTTTTGACTTGAGTTTAGAGTCTTTAGAGTCTTTAGAGAGGGGGATCTGATGAAAACCCTTTTGTTGGCACTGAAGGTGGAAAACCATTTCATGCCATTGAAAAATTGCAAGAGGATATCATATATCATTGTTACAGGGGAGAGGGTATTGGTGTAGCAGTGCCACCATCCTCATAGAGGTCAGACAACACCTGGTGCTACTTGCTTCATGTCCTCAGTCATTTGTCTACAGTTATCACTGGGGCTCTAAGTCTGGATGTGGTTTCAGGCAAGAAAGAAGGTTGAGAAGACTAAGCTAGCTTGGGGCCTGATGCATTTAATCTACTTGAAGGACTACTCCTTTATATATCTTTATCAGCTCTATGAGCTGACTCAGCTTTCTCAGGCTTTCCCTGCATCATCTGTTGGACTTCCCTCTTCCCTAACACCTCTCTGCATGGTCCTCCTgctcttctcctcttcttcttcctctccttgGCTCCCAGAACTACTTCCCCAACTTCCTTATTGTTCTCCTTGTTCCCTTACAACTGGTCTATGATCATGATTTGGTTGACCTTGTCAGACCTCCCTCTTCCCTAATGCCTCTCTGCATGGTCCTCctgttcttcctctcatGAGTTCTTGGAATTACTTTCCCATCTACCTTCTTGTTCTCCTGcttctcatcctccttATTGTTCTCCTTATTTCCTTACAATGTGGATGAGCAAATTTGAGGATAGTGTGAAACTGGAAGGTCCAAGTAAGCAGACCTTCACTGAGGAACAAGGTGAAGCAAGGTGAATAGGAGGGCTAGCCCAGACTGGAGGGGCTTGTAGAGCTTAAGGGCAGCTTGAACTTGTGAAAATTCAGTTTACAATTCTGATAAAATCTAATTAAATTAATTGAACAAATATCAGTTTAAAACAATCTAACAATCTGCTGCAGGGCATGTAATGTTTGCCAAGGAGAGAAGCAAACAAGATCCCAAATGCATATGTTGATTTATATCCATATGCAGTCTAATAGACAGTATTCAAAGGGTCAGAAGGAGAACACAACAATGGTACAGAAGTAAAAAAAAACCATTGTATATTGTCTTTTCTTGAACTTTGCCTTTGCTCTCAGAACCAGTCATGCCTAAACTTCAGTAAACAAAAGAGGTTTGCAATGCAAAataaaagaaaaaaaaaaagaacaaaaaaaacaaaaaaaaaaacattatatatatatttAAAGAAGCAGAAAACAAGGAGGGAGAAAGAAATGGAATGTGCTAAAATTGAAATATATGATTTTGGGGGTAAAAAGAAAAGCAGTGCTATCACAGATCAAAGGTAATTATTTAGGTTAGAGGCTAGCCTCTTACCTATTAATCTATTAATAATTCAAATCTAATTTCAAATTTCAGGTAAAAGTCCTCAAATAGATAAAAGATATTATTGGCTCAAAGCAGCTGAGTCTTCTCAAACTCTCCAGCTCCTAACCCTTTCAAACTCAAGAGCCCACTTCATGTCAGATTTAACAACATTCCCTTGATCATTTGCTTGTGAATGCTGCAATTGGACACATCATGTATAGCTGCTGTGCTGTTAATTGGTACAGTCAATTAAAGTGGAACATGAACAAGGATACTCATCTAACACCTGAAGAAGCACAGCTAGTCTCCAATAATTACaaggtggaagaaagaaaggCACTTTTATTAGAATAAGAAAAGGTGAGCCCAACTGTATTTGTGATCTGTGACTTTGGCTGTtaaaacaaaaaaaaaatggaCAGACCTGACATGAGGGCAACATTAGTGCATGTCAACCATACAGGATAACATTAGATCTGGTAACCTTACACTTCTAACAAAAAATCCAAGTTGAGGTTCTGATTGATCCAGAGCTGTGAGTTGTTTTTTACTATTAATACCTGAGCCTGTTTAAATAATATCCACATACAAGCAGCAAATGCAGTATCTCTCTCAAGAGACTTACATAGACTTACTTAGAAACTTACATAAACCATGATAAGGGGCATATAGGCATGAAATGGAATTTGTGGCATCCTCCTCAGCAGGATTTTCAGTCCACTTCATTTATTTCTATGAGAAGTACCATGGATGCTGCTGCTGGGCTTTCTGTGCATCTAAACTTTTGTGTCAGGCATTTGCCATTACAAACAAGCCTTTGAGATATTCACATATGTCATGCTCCCATCATACCAAAATTGAACAGCTTAAATAGACCAATTATTACACCACAATGTTGTTCAATGTTTCATATTTTGAACCTCATGCTTGGACAAGAGAGTCAATTTTTGCCTGAGAGATATGCAAAAGCAGAAACCCATTCAAAAGCTCAATTTGTCCTTGATTTTCACACTAGTTAGTTTTTGGTTGCTGGAGGTGGGGTAGCTATCAGAGATTTGGAAAACTTCACATCTCAGTTCTGATTACTATTATTCCTGCTTGGTCTTTCCCTGGTGTGCATATTTTATTTAATTTTATTTTTAGTATGCTTGAAGATGAGGTTCAGGGGCCAggccttcttcttttggACTATCAGATTTGATTAGCCACAACATGCTCTTGTTGTCTGCTGTAAAAGTGGAAAATTCTCACTGAATGATGAATAAAGAGTTAGCCTGAGATTATAGACTAATCATCTCTGGAGCCAAGTTCATTAATCTGCAAGACTGGTAGCTAGCAGACAGAAAAACCAGCATCCAGTACTACAGTGGGAAGGGCATGCTTATTGGGGATGGCTTTGCAAATCTTGTCTGGTTTGGCTGTATCCAATCATACCATATACTGCTGGGCATGTGGGCTACAATGACAGCAATGTTTTTCTTTATGTAACAGTCAGTGAATAAGCTGATTATGGGGGAGCATAGAGTCAGTCTCCTGATGTGTAGACAGAAAACTAAACCTCACTTGCTGATTACTTTGAATTGCCTTGAAGGTTCCAATTGTAATCCTATGGTCAACTGACATAGATTCACTTTCATTTGCAACTTGAGGTTTATAAGCCTTTAATCCTCATCTGCTCAAAGGCAACATCATCCAGCAAACAATTTCGATGGCAATGTAGAGCTTTTGCTTGTTGATCCTGGTAAATAGCTGCAGGTCTTTTGGAGCTCATATCTTCCAAAACAAGGTATTACTGGAGTGTGTACCTAACTTGCAGGTTGCTTCATTCTGAGGCTCTCGCACCTTGACAGCATGGACTTAGCATGGACTTAGGCAGGGAAACAGTCCGGACTGGTTAATATTAGGTAACCGCGTTGCTGTTAGAGCATCCCTCCCTTATGGTGAAACAAAGTAACAacctcatcatcttctgaAGCCTTAGTTATAGATGTTGTTTGTGTATGCCAATTGCCATCGCTGTTCTCTTCTTTGCTCTTTCATGCCATCGCTAAGTGCGCAAGTTCGCGAAAAAAGTAAGTCAGTAGATGAACAACATTGATGAATACAGAAATACGCTACCTGGGAGCAACGGGAGATTCAGGTGCTACAAATGGATGCCAACGATCAAAAGAGTAGACTAGAAGTGCTTTATCAGCTTTTGCAATGTCTTTGTATTATGCTGGAAACTGATAAACAGAAGATGGATTCTCAGCTTACCCGGTTATCTCAACCACACCGTATGAAGCACCCAACAGTAAGTTGACAATCCTGCCCATGCCCGCGTGAAACTCCATCGCGTTCGGAGCACCAGGCAGAAGACACTGTCTATTACTCGCTACATGTAGGTCATCTTCGCCGCGCCTGAGTCATATTTATCGATTGGGACTTAATGAATGGCATTTTAACCTCGGTGCTCGCTGGGTTTATGATCTTCGCCGAATAGAATTTTGACCATAGGCATCCGAGAACGACAAAGCGGCAGCAACATGAAGAGTCGAACAAGCTATCATGCCTTCATGGGACGGCTGTGTCTTGATCTACCTGCGATGCAGCATGACAGAAAGTGAATTCCGTTTACGTAATCTGAAATGACGTTAGCGTGACTGACCCCTAGAAGACGCGTTTTCGTCATAGTGCGCAGGGGGCAAACGCGTCGCTCGTTGTTTACTTTGCGTCGTTGTTATTTGTCGCGAGTATATTGGGTCGTAGGTGTGCGGAAACAGTCATTCATCGAGCAGTTCGGACTTAGTTTATCCAGCGGTAGCATCTATCGACACTCTTGGTGTTAAGAAGCCACAAGTCTCCAATTATACATATAAGGACATTGTTGTAATTTACAATCTGCAGTTTACTGATGAAACACGGCTCAGGGGCTGGACGAAAAGTCAATAGGCACCGACCCTGAAGTGTGACCGAGCGCGTCAGGAGTGGTCGTGTTGTTTTGAGTCTCTGCGGGATTATTATTTTTATTTATGGATCAAAAGGCAGCCTTTAAAAGGTTACGCATTGAACCCTTTCTCTAGTTCCCTCCCATCTCGCCAAGAGCGCTGTTTCGTTAGTTAAATAATCCTCGCCactttctttttctcttccttcctatCTCCACCTTAGAGCTGTGCTCGACCATCTATACAAAACCACCCCATCACTATACAAAACCACTTCCATCACTCAACACAGTCACTCATTCCATCAGCGCACTTTCACTTAAGCTCAGACCGCTACACTACCCACTCCATTTTCACCCAGCGCACCATTCACTGCAAACCATAATGAAATTCACCGCCAACGCCGTCACTGCTGCAGCATACCTCGCTCTTTGCACATTTGTGACCGCTCGCGTAGACTTTACGCGTCGTGGCCCCGACGGTACCATCCTCACTGGTCCCCGATACATACTCCATGCCCGTCAGGATAATTCCACCGATTTCGCTGGCAATAATACCATCGTCAACGGAACAAGCTTTGGCGAAGAAACCGCAAACTCAACTTTCACTGCCGCAAACTCAACTTTCACGGCCAATTCCACCTCTTATGACAACTCTTCCTATGTAGGGGTTAGTTCTGATGACGCcgatgaggaggaggattgcgaagaagatgacAGCTCGTCTGCAACTCTCACCACGTCCAGCTCTCACTCTGCTGTTACTGGCGCGTCTACCGCGGTGACTGTCACTGGCGAagacgaggaggaggatgaggactgcgaggaagaagatgaggatggaaCAGACAACGCTTCCACGTCCGATGCATCGGCCGCCATTGCCGCTGCAAATTCTGTCCAGACAgcgtcttcttctgccgATGCTGCTATGACCTCTCAGACCGCATCTACAGCAGTTCTCGGCGCCGTCCAGGCTGCCGCTGTAACTGGATCTTCTGACCCTTGCGACGCTGTAAGTCCTAAATTAGTAGTCAATAATTGCTACAAAAACTTACGTGAAGATTAGGCCACTACTGTCTACGCTACCGTCACTGTAACGCAAACGGTCACCGCTGGTTCTGACGCCACTGGCGTTCCTGCTGCAACCCTTGTTGCTGCTGTCACCCCTGTTTCTTCCGCCGACCAGGCCTCACCCACGTCTGACCCTACCCAGCACGGCTCTGCTGTGATGGATACCATCACTAATggctcttcttctgacgatggtgaggatgatggtggCGATTACGTGAGTGTGTTCCTGTCTGACCTTTAAAGAACATGTACTGACCACTGATAGCCCGATTgcgaggaggaagatgattACGAGGATGACACTtctgcctcttcctccagcAATTCTGCTGCCGTTAGCACTTCTACCGGCGGGTCTACTGTCGAggatgacgaggatgaggactgtgaagaggaagatgaggaagaggacaaCACTGCTTCTGACGTGTGAGTGAGCTCTTTCGCTACCTATGTACAAGTACTGAACCCGAATAAAAAGAACTTCGGCCCAGAGTTCCGCCCCCACTTACGTTCCTACCGCCACGAATCCTATCGTTGCCGTCCAGAACGTTTCGGCCTCCAACCAGACTGCCAACGCCAGCTCTTCGGTTAGCGAGTCTGTGTCCGCCTCTGAAACTGCCTTGCCCAGCCTCGCTCAGCTCATTGCGAACACCACGGCAACGGCTACCGATTCTGTCTCTGCCAACGCTACTTCATTTGTGTCCATTGCGCAGGAGAGTGCCACCTACTCTTCCTACTCTGAGTCTCCTTCCGTTGAAGTGactccttcatcatcagGTTCTGATTACTACTATTCTGCTCCTTCAGAGTCATCATCTCCCTCGGCGACCGTGTCCTCTTCCACCTACTCTTCTGTCGCCCAAGAGACCGCCTCTGCCACCTCTCCCGTGTCTTCTGCATACGATGAGCAAGTTGCTTCTTCCAGCGTCAGTGCCGTTGGCGAGACTCCCGTCACTGTGACTGCCGAAGATGcctctgcttctgcttATCGCAAGCGCCGAATCACTTTCTGGGGTTAAAAAATAGCAATTTTATAACCATTTTCTCTGATTActatttttttttttcttcatGTTGATATTACGCCT belongs to Cryptococcus gattii WM276 chromosome I, complete sequence and includes:
- a CDS encoding uncharacterized protein (Similar to TIGR gene model, INSD accession AAW46050.1) encodes the protein MKFTANAVTAAAYLALCTFVTARVDFTRRGPDGTILTGPRYILHARQDNSTDFAGNNTIVNGTSFGEETANSTFTAANSTFTANSTSYDNSSYVGVSSDDADEEEDCEEDDSSSATLTTSSSHSAVTGASTAVTVTGEDEEEDEDCEEEDEDGTDNASTSDASAAIAAANSVQTASSSADAAMTSQTASTAVLGAVQAAAVTGSSDPCDAATTVYATVTVTQTVTAGSDATGVPAATLVAAVTPVSSADQASPTSDPTQHGSAVMDTITNGSSSDDGEDDGGDYPDCEEEDDYEDDTSASSSSNSAAVSTSTGGSTVEDDEDEDCEEEDEEEDNTASDVTSAQSSAPTYVPTATNPIVAVQNVSASNQTANASSSVSESVSASETALPSLAQLIANTTATATDSVSANATSFVSIAQESATYSSYSESPSVEVTPSSSGSDYYYSAPSESSSPSATVSSSTYSSVAQETASATSPVSSAYDEQVASSSVSAVGETPVTVTAEDASASAYRKRRITFWG